The sequence TGAGGTGACATTCGGATGCATGATGTGCGATCCCAATGCAACATGCGGCTGGTGACGCGAGGCGACTCGCGTGACCTGCGACAGTACCAGCATAAGAAGTTCGTCCATTGCAAGGTAGCCACACTCTTTCGATACACCAGTTACTTCTATGAATGACAGTGTGCTGAAAATAACCTGCATGTACAATCGGCATAAATTCAAACGTGAACGATTCTGAAATAAGCAGAGACGTTGCTGCAAGAAGTTCACTTGTACTACTACATGCTTAAAAAGCGGTTACAGAACAGTGAGGCGTCCACTGCCACGTAATTTCGCGTAGCAGACGTCCTGATCGGCTTGGCGTTTCAATTTATGCCGATGATACTTGACAGTTAACTTAGCGCTCTGTTGGCACGTTAAATGCATATTAAGCGTTCAAGCATTATAACAGTTCATAAGTGTATTTCGTTGAGACTACGTACCCGTTTGAATATAAGCTCGAGATCGTCGTGATCTCGCAGTAAACAGCACCGACGTTTGTGGCAAGGCCGAGATTTTGACCAAGGAAGTGTGCGGTCATTTattcacacacgcgcgcacgcagaaACAAACGTAATAAGGCATTCACATCACTCACATCCGATGGGAAAACAACTTAAGCATGACGAACTCGGACTGCACGCCTCAGCCTTCGTGTTGCACAAACGGGTTGGGAATGGATTCCATCCCGTCCACCGGACAGATCACAACCACCGCCGTACCGCGACACACAACGAGTCCAAGCGTCCGCGTGTCGTCGGTGAGCTTGTACGGGTCGTCGGGGTCTCGCAGAAACTCCGTGGCATTGTCGATGACCAAGTTCAACAGCGGGTCGTACCCCTTGAGGATGCCGGTGGCTTCGCGACCGCCTTGGAACTTGACGCGAATGGCTTTGTCCAGGTACTTGGAGAGGTCGACGATGCTCTCTTTCCGCTTCTTCTCCTTCTCCCCGGTGTTGGCTGCCGCCGACATGATTAGCAGAGCACACAAATTCCACTCGACTTCGACCCTTCACGGTAAACGTGACCGCACGCTGCGAAAAGGCGCACGCTGCGTAAAGAACGGAACGCGTGCGAAACGCAACGGACGCAACCACAACGTTGGCGCCGCGGAAAAGCTGGTAAACGGACAGAGTACAACCAGTCCAACAGCATAGAGAAAGCCAAGAGACATCGCAAAAGATGCAAGCGCTATGTATGAAGTAGTAGTAGAGATATAATTAGTTTTCAATGTCAAAAATTGTCATAATTTGTTTGTAAGCAAAACAAACAGAGGAGAAACGCGTACTTAAGCTATAACTTCTTATTTAATATTTGCGTCATAAATTACGTTAAATGTACAGTCTCATTCGAAAAGCGAAAATAAAACCAAGTACTTTATGAACATTTTAACTTTAAAGTTTGACACTGACAAAACTAAATGACATTATGTTATATATTTATGTTTATCATTTACCAGCGTTTACTTTAGATTCTTTACTTCAGCTGCAGTTTTTGGTGTGGTTTAGGACAACGTTACGTTTAGGATTGGTTTAGGCACTCTATGAGTAACTCTATGGGTTTAGGACCAGCTGGTGGCTGGATTCTGAGATCTCATCGTAGCCAACAGAGGGTGTAGTCGTAGTCGTAGCGCAGTGTAGACGTTTTTGTGGTCCGGTGGGCTAGTGCATgggtttttatttctttctgcgtGCTTTTCGCGCATCTTCGTGACGTTCAGTTCGACCGGCGACGTTAGGGGAGCGTACTTCACCATACAAGAGGCGTTCGACAATGTCAAAGCCAAGACCAAGACGCCTGTACAAGCAAAGGTCATGTTTCGTGCCGTTGTGTACGAGCGGATACCGAACTAACACAAAGCGTGTCTCAATGTTCTGCGCCCCACGCGACCCCGCGCGGCTTTCGGAGTGGGAGAAGAGAATTAGGAGAGCGGACAAGAGGCTGACACCGGCAGCTGTGGTATGTGAAAGACACTTCGAAGACAGTTGTATCGAGCGCACCTTCAAGATAGTCGTTGACGGCGTGGTAAACGAGATCGCCAGGGACATACCCCGCCTGAAGCCGGATGCCGTCCCCACCGTTTTCGAAGATTACTCTGCTCACCCCGTTCCCAAAAAGCCATTCCAGCGGAAGGCGATAAGCTTTTGTGagcaagaggcagcgcgtggttCGGGCGCGCGGAACGGAGAAACGAAGGCAGCTGAATCGTGCTTTACCGTCGACGAAGAGTCGGACAGCCGCGACAACGTCTCCTTTTCGGGTGAATCAGCGAGATCCGCGGAAAGTGAGCAAGAGGAGCACCTCGGTTCCAGAGAAGGAGAGGCGGACACCACTTGTGAAAAACCGAGCGGAAACGGGCGCACGCGCACGCCTCCGAACTGTCGGAAAGGGCACGCGTTCGATGACATTCAGATTCCAGAAACATGGACGAGGGTGCCTTGTCTGTCAGAAGGCAGCCTAGCGTACGCCTGTTGCCAAATGCAAGAAAATATTTTTTCGCATCTGTTCCTAGAGAGGATGGTTGTATTTGGAGCAGCCTCGCCTGATCAAGCTCCTGTCACTGCTACTGTTTACTTGAGGGGCAGGGAAAGTTTTAAGGAAGTTCTCAAAACGCGGTGCGAAGCAGAAGAATTTATCAAAGATATCGATGCGGTGTCCTTATGCAATGGCTGTGGTGTGAAGCCAACCTCGGCCAAGTACACGTCGTACAGAGAGATGTATTTTGCAGAGAAATGCCTTATAAT comes from Dermacentor andersoni chromosome 9, qqDerAnde1_hic_scaffold, whole genome shotgun sequence and encodes:
- the LSm7 gene encoding U6 snRNA-associated Sm-like protein LSm7, which gives rise to MSAAANTGEKEKKRKESIVDLSKYLDKAIRVKFQGGREATGILKGYDPLLNLVIDNATEFLRDPDDPYKLTDDTRTLGLVVCRGTAVVVICPVDGMESIPNPFVQHEG
- the LOC126528101 gene encoding uncharacterized protein, with the protein product MSKPRPRRLYKQRSCFVPLCTSGYRTNTKRVSMFCAPRDPARLSEWEKRIRRADKRLTPAAVVCERHFEDSCIERTFKIVVDGVVNEIARDIPRLKPDAVPTVFEDYSAHPVPKKPFQRKAISFCEQEAARGSGARNGETKAAESCFTVDEESDSRDNVSFSGESARSAESEQEEHLGSREGEADTTCEKPSGNGRTRTPPNCRKGHAFDDIQIPETWTRVPCLSEGSLAYACCQMQENIFSHLFLERMVVFGAASPDQAPVTATVYLRGRESFKEVLKTRCEAEEFIKDIDAVSLCNGCGVKPTSAKYTSYREMYFAEKCLIIAGSKGESCVRCKHAQKLAQRKIGKVKNKGSARRPEI